Below is a window of Allomuricauda ruestringensis DSM 13258 DNA.
AAAAGTCTCAAAAAAAGAAGAGGGTTTCTAAAAGGAGGTTTCCGTCAACCTGAACTTGTTTCAGGTTCTCATAACAATTGGTTTATCAGCATAATGAGATTCTGAAATGAATTCAGAATGACGCATTTCAATACTTTTTAGAAACCCTCTTTGCTTTTTAAAATGCATATCCCAATCCCAAAACCAAGTTAGTCCCTGGGGCAGTAATACCCGAAGAATACATTCGATACCGTTGGTTCGTCATGTTTTCCAGACTCACAGATGCCTTTAAAGCATTGGTTATTTGATATTGTGACCTAAAATTTAAGGTGTACCAAGATGGCGAATAGGGGTTTCCATTGGCATCGCTCGCATACATATAGGTTTTGCCCTGTTCGGAAATCGCCAAATCATTGTTACTTACCTCTCCGTTATAGTTGACGAATACATCTGCTTTTAATTTTTGATTCTCCCAAATCAAATGTACATCGCCAAAAATGGGTGCGGCGTGGCGGGAAGGACTATCGGTTCCATCGTCATCCTCTTCCACTCCCTCCGTTAGAGTTAAATTGGAATTTAACGACAGGTGTTCGTTAAAATAGGCTTCCAATCCAAACTCAAAACCGTACACATAAGCCTTGGCCGCATTTTGTATTGCCTGCACATTGCTGGGTTCCCCATTGTACTCAATTTCTGTTTGACCGCCGAAAGAAAAATCTCTTCTTACCAACGCATCCACCAAATAAGTATAGTAGGTCGTTCCCTTGAGTACCAACACATCATTAAAGTTTTTTCTGAGTCCCAGCTCGCCATTATAGGCATATTCGGGTTCCAAATCGGGGTTGGGCACTACTACCGAGCCAGGTTCGGAGTCAAATATTTTACCGATATCATCAATATTGGGTGCTCTAAATCCAGTAGAACCGTTCAAGGTTACCTGTAAATCGGATCTTGGGAACCAGCTAAGCCCCAAACTTCCGGTAAGGGCTCCGGTTACAATATCTGCCTCATCAAAAGGAAAGGGGTAATAGGTGGTATCGAAAATAGCATTTACCCAAACTTGGCTATACCGGATTCCCGATAATAAAGTAAGGTTTGGCTTTAATTGATACTCTCCATTTATATATCCGGCCAAGGTTTGCCATGTGGAACCATCGGGATATCTTGAAGCTGTTTCCGCTACTTCATCCGTTTCAATATTTTGCATGCTTCCTTTGGAATCGACCTTATTAAAGACATACTCGGCACCATAATATAGGTGCAGGTCTCCCATTTTCTTGTTTTCAAAATCCAAGTTTAAGGATAGGGCATCTACTTTTTCCCTGGTTGAATAAAGTTCAGGATCTTGAAAACCTCTGTCGTGTCGGCTTTCTTCAAAAAACTGATAAGCTGTGGTCAGTTTTACTCCATCATAGAATTTGTTTTTTCCTTTTTGGGTGATTTGAAAATTTCCCATGAACCATTTTTGTGGACCATAGTACCATTCTGCCGAACGAAGCCCTTTACCATCGCTGGTTGGACGAATTAATCTATCATATCTTGGGAAATCCGATGTTTCGGAATAATACAGTCCCAAATCGTAGTTCCAAGTGCTATTGGGTTTATAGGTAAACTTCTGAAGAAAACTTACTTGGTCGTATCCTGAACTCACCTGTTTTTTAGGATCATCATTCGCTACCAAAACATCGGTTCCGTTCTCACGAATCACATAATTGTTGCGCAAATAGGATTCAGGCCCGTGTTCGCCCATCTTCAAATCATCAAAATTGTTGTAGGTAAAGCTGGTATAGGACGCCCATTTTAGCTTTCCTAAATTAAAATCCACATGGGCGGTGTTCTCATTGTTAGCGGTTGAATATCGGTAGTTCACATTTCCAGAGAAAGCAAGGCTATCTGTAAAGGAAAAGCGTGGATCTTGTGTATAAAAATTCATCACACCACCAATGGCATCACTCCCATAGATGACAGAGCCGGGACCAAAGGTCACCTCCGTTTTTTTAATAGTGAACGGGTCAACTGAAATTACATTTTGGAGGTTTCCTCCACGGAATATGGCGTTGTTCATTCGAACTCCATCTACGGACAATAGTATTCTGTTGGTAGCAAACCCCCTGATCATGGGGCTACCGCCACCCAATTGACTTTTTTGCACAAATACTTTTCCGCTATTCTGCAAAAGGTCTGCGGAGGTCTGTGGTGCGGTAAATGCAATATTTCGGGCATCAAAAGTTTCAATTTTTTGGGGGATGTGCTTTTTTTGTTGCTCCCATTTGGAGACGGACATCACTACTTCTTGAAGTTCTTCTGTTTTTAGGTGGAGATAGACCCGATTGCCGCGCCTTTCTATTTGATTTTTGGTAGTGGTATAGGTTGCATAACTGATATGTTTAAAAGTGATTCTTTCATCTGGGGAAAAAATATCAAGTTCACTCTTTCCTCTGGCATCCGTAACTGTGGTCTTAGATTGGTCTTTGTTAAAAATGGCAATATTATCTACAGGTATTCCTGTGTCGGCATCTAAAACGGTTACTTCTTGGGCATAAAATGTTAAGGTAAAAAATAGAAGAATTAGAGTTAAGGTTGCTTTCAGGTTTTGCATTTTTAGGTAAATACTGCATTTAATACGGCGAGAGACTTTGGTTCCCGAAATCCATGCACATGTAAGTGGAAATACTGGATTATCGTTTTTAAGAGCTCTCGTCTGTTAGGCTTAGTTAGTTGTATCGCTTGTAACGCCTCAAAATTCGTGCCTAAAAATCTCTTGAAACTCTCCAAGTTTTCACTCTGGATCAAGGGATTAAGTGATGGCGTTTTACAGAAACGACCCTCCAAAAGATCAAAAAACGGCGAATTTTGGTAAGAAGTGTCCGGATAGAAGCCCAAATACT
It encodes the following:
- a CDS encoding TonB-dependent receptor — its product is MQNLKATLTLILLFFTLTFYAQEVTVLDADTGIPVDNIAIFNKDQSKTTVTDARGKSELDIFSPDERITFKHISYATYTTTKNQIERRGNRVYLHLKTEELQEVVMSVSKWEQQKKHIPQKIETFDARNIAFTAPQTSADLLQNSGKVFVQKSQLGGGSPMIRGFATNRILLSVDGVRMNNAIFRGGNLQNVISVDPFTIKKTEVTFGPGSVIYGSDAIGGVMNFYTQDPRFSFTDSLAFSGNVNYRYSTANNENTAHVDFNLGKLKWASYTSFTYNNFDDLKMGEHGPESYLRNNYVIRENGTDVLVANDDPKKQVSSGYDQVSFLQKFTYKPNSTWNYDLGLYYSETSDFPRYDRLIRPTSDGKGLRSAEWYYGPQKWFMGNFQITQKGKNKFYDGVKLTTAYQFFEESRHDRGFQDPELYSTREKVDALSLNLDFENKKMGDLHLYYGAEYVFNKVDSKGSMQNIETDEVAETASRYPDGSTWQTLAGYINGEYQLKPNLTLLSGIRYSQVWVNAIFDTTYYPFPFDEADIVTGALTGSLGLSWFPRSDLQVTLNGSTGFRAPNIDDIGKIFDSEPGSVVVPNPDLEPEYAYNGELGLRKNFNDVLVLKGTTYYTYLVDALVRRDFSFGGQTEIEYNGEPSNVQAIQNAAKAYVYGFEFGLEAYFNEHLSLNSNLTLTEGVEEDDDGTDSPSRHAAPIFGDVHLIWENQKLKADVFVNYNGEVSNNDLAISEQGKTYMYASDANGNPYSPSWYTLNFRSQYQITNALKASVSLENMTNQRYRMYSSGITAPGTNLVLGLGYAF